In a genomic window of Paenibacillus sonchi:
- a CDS encoding recombination protein NinB, producing MKKLTFEIRSPAHQQNAIHAVQQILPDPTKPIVVTIQERNRSLDQNRKLWACLGDVSRQVEWHGRWLDAESWKCVFTAALKQQDVVPNLAGNGFVVIGQSTSRMRVGEFAELLELIQAFGTERGVKWSDEARLALEWKARWGDRAA from the coding sequence ATGAAAAAACTAACCTTTGAAATTCGATCTCCAGCACATCAGCAAAACGCTATTCACGCAGTACAGCAAATCCTTCCAGACCCAACCAAACCAATCGTAGTAACCATTCAGGAACGCAACCGCAGCTTAGACCAAAACAGGAAGCTATGGGCCTGCTTAGGTGACGTCTCTCGTCAGGTTGAATGGCATGGTCGCTGGCTGGATGCAGAAAGCTGGAAGTGTGTGTTTACCGCAGCATTAAAGCAGCAGGATGTTGTTCCTAACCTTGCCGGGAATGGCTTTGTGGTAATAGGCCAGTCAACCAGCAGGATGCGTGTAGGCGAATTTGCGGAGCTATTAGAGCTTATACAGGCATTCGGTACAGAGCGTGGCGTTAAGTGGTCAGACGAAGCGAGACTGGCTCTGGAGTGGAAAGCGAGATGGGGAGACAGGGCTGCATGA
- the ninD gene encoding protein NinD, with translation MRCYRCGECKEDNRFRPNQPYWNRWCLRCERTPTGVLPLPQEKEDVWRDSDEVSPT, from the coding sequence ATGCGATGTTATCGGTGCGGTGAATGCAAAGAAGATAACCGCTTCCGACCAAATCAACCTTACTGGAATCGATGGTGTCTCCGGTGTGAAAGAACACCAACAGGGGTGTTACCACTACCGCAGGAAAAGGAGGACGTGTGGCGAGACAGCGACGAAGTATCACCGACATAA
- a CDS encoding phage head-tail joining protein, translating into MTRQEELAAARAALHDLMTGKRVATVQKDGRRVEFTATSVSDLKKYIAELEVQTGMTQRRRGPAGFYV; encoded by the coding sequence ATGACGCGACAGGAAGAACTTGCCGCTGCCCGTGCGGCACTGCATGACCTGATGACAGGTAAACGGGTGGCAACAGTACAGAAAGACGGACGAAGGGTGGAGTTTACGGCCACTTCCGTGTCTGACCTGAAAAAATATATTGCAGAGCTGGAAGTGCAGACCGGCATGACACAGCGACGCAGGGGACCTGCAGGATTTTATGTATGA
- the ybcW gene encoding protein YbcW — translation MNKEQSADDPSVDLIRVKNMLNSTISMSYPDVVIACIEHKVSLEAFRAIEAALVKHDNNMKDYSLVVD, via the coding sequence ATGAATAAAGAACAATCTGCTGATGATCCCTCCGTGGATCTGATTCGTGTAAAAAATATGCTTAATAGCACCATTTCTATGAGTTACCCTGATGTTGTAATTGCATGTATAGAACATAAGGTGTCTCTGGAAGCATTCAGAGCAATTGAGGCAGCGTTGGTGAAGCACGATAATAATATGAAGGATTATTCCCTGGTGGTTGACTGA
- a CDS encoding recombination protein NinG, which produces MMAKPARRRCKNDECREWFHPAFANQWWCSPECGTKIALERRSKEREKAEKAAEKKRRREEQKQKDKLKIRKLALKPRSYWIKQAQQAVNAFIRERDRDLPCISCGTLTSAQWDAGHYRTTAAAPQLRFNERNIHKQCVVCNQHKSGNLVPYRVELISRIGQEAVDEIESNHNRHRWTIEECKAIKAEYQQKLKDLRNSRSEAA; this is translated from the coding sequence ATGATGGCTAAACCAGCGCGAAGACGATGTAAAAACGATGAATGCCGGGAATGGTTTCACCCTGCATTCGCTAATCAGTGGTGGTGCTCTCCAGAGTGTGGAACCAAGATAGCACTCGAACGACGAAGTAAAGAACGCGAAAAAGCGGAAAAAGCAGCAGAGAAGAAACGACGACGAGAGGAGCAGAAACAGAAAGATAAACTTAAGATTCGAAAACTCGCCTTAAAGCCCCGCAGTTACTGGATTAAACAAGCCCAACAAGCCGTAAACGCCTTCATCAGAGAAAGAGACCGCGACTTACCATGTATCTCGTGCGGAACGCTCACGTCTGCTCAGTGGGATGCCGGACATTACCGGACAACTGCTGCGGCACCTCAACTCCGATTTAATGAACGCAATATTCACAAGCAATGCGTGGTGTGCAACCAGCACAAAAGCGGAAATCTCGTTCCGTATCGCGTCGAACTGATTAGCCGCATCGGGCAGGAAGCAGTAGACGAAATCGAATCAAACCATAACCGCCATCGCTGGACTATCGAAGAGTGCAAGGCGATCAAGGCAGAGTACCAACAGAAACTCAAAGACCTGCGAAATAGCAGAAGTGAGGCCGCATGA
- a CDS encoding phage NinH family protein, whose amino-acid sequence MTFSVKTIPDMLVETYGNQTEVARRLKCSRGTVRKYVDDKDGKMHAIVNDVLMVHRGWSERDALLRKN is encoded by the coding sequence ATGACGTTCTCAGTAAAAACCATTCCAGACATGCTCGTTGAAACATACGGAAATCAGACAGAAGTAGCACGCAGACTGAAATGTAGTCGCGGTACGGTCAGAAAATACGTTGATGATAAAGACGGGAAAATGCACGCCATCGTCAACGACGTTCTCATGGTTCATCGCGGATGGAGTGAAAGAGATGCGCTATTACGAAAAAATTGA
- a CDS encoding protein ren — protein MTGKEAIIHYLGTHNSFCAPDVAALTGATVTSINQAAAKMARAGLLVIEGKVWRTVYYRFATREEREGKMSTNLVFKECRQSAAMKRVLAVYGVKR, from the coding sequence ATGACGGGCAAAGAGGCAATTATTCATTACCTGGGGACGCATAATAGCTTCTGTGCGCCGGACGTTGCCGCGCTAACAGGCGCAACAGTAACCAGCATAAATCAGGCCGCGGCTAAAATGGCACGGGCAGGTCTTCTGGTTATCGAAGGTAAGGTCTGGCGAACGGTGTATTACCGGTTTGCTACCAGGGAAGAACGGGAAGGAAAGATGAGCACGAACCTGGTTTTTAAGGAGTGTCGCCAGAGTGCCGCGATGAAACGGGTATTGGCGGTATATGGAGTTAAAAGATGA
- a CDS encoding protein NinF, producing the protein MIDQNRSYEQESVERALTCANCGQKLHVLEVHVCEHCCAELMSDPNSSMHEEEDDG; encoded by the coding sequence GTGATTGACCAAAATCGAAGTTACGAACAAGAAAGCGTCGAGCGAGCTTTAACGTGCGCTAACTGCGGTCAGAAGCTGCATGTGCTGGAAGTTCACGTGTGTGAGCACTGCTGCGCAGAACTGATGAGCGATCCGAATAGCTCGATGCACGAGGAAGAAGATGATGGCTAA
- a CDS encoding DUF1398 domain-containing protein has translation MAQVAIFKEIFDQVRKDLDCELFYSELKRHNVSHYIYYLATDNIHIVLENDNTVLIKGLKKVVNVKFSRNTHLIETSYDRLKSREITFQQYRENLAKAGVFRWVTNIHEHKRYYYTFDNSLLFTESIQNTTQIFPR, from the coding sequence ATGGCTCAGGTTGCCATTTTTAAAGAAATATTCGATCAAGTGCGAAAAGATTTAGACTGTGAATTGTTTTATTCTGAACTAAAACGTCACAACGTCTCACATTATATTTACTATCTAGCCACAGATAATATTCACATCGTGTTAGAAAACGATAACACCGTGTTAATAAAAGGACTTAAAAAGGTTGTAAATGTTAAATTCTCAAGAAACACGCATCTTATAGAAACGTCCTATGATAGGTTGAAATCAAGAGAAATCACATTTCAGCAATACAGGGAAAATCTTGCTAAAGCAGGAGTTTTCCGATGGGTTACAAATATCCATGAACATAAAAGATATTACTATACCTTTGATAATTCATTACTATTTACTGAGAGCATTCAGAACACTACACAAATCTTTCCACGCTAA
- a CDS encoding NinE family protein, whose translation MARQRRSITDIICENCKYLPTKRTRNKPKPIPKESDVKTFNYTAHLWDIRWLRRRARKTR comes from the coding sequence GTGGCGAGACAGCGACGAAGTATCACCGACATAATCTGCGAAAACTGCAAATACCTTCCAACGAAACGCACCAGAAATAAACCCAAGCCAATCCCAAAAGAATCTGACGTAAAAACCTTCAACTACACGGCTCACCTGTGGGATATCCGGTGGCTAAGACGTCGTGCGAGGAAAACAAGGTGA
- a CDS encoding serine/threonine protein phosphatase produces MRYYEKIDGSKYRNIWVVGDLHGCYTNLMNKLDTIGFDNKKDLLISVGDLVDRGAENVECLELITFPWFRAVRGNHEQMMIDGLSERGNVNHWLLNGGGWFFNLDYDKEILAKALAHKADELPLIIELVSKDKKYVICHADYPFDEYEFGKPVDHQQVIWNRERISNSQNGIVKEIKGADTFIFGHTPAVKPLKFANQMYIDTGAVFCGNLTLIQVQGEGA; encoded by the coding sequence ATGCGCTATTACGAAAAAATTGATGGCAGCAAATACCGAAATATTTGGGTAGTTGGCGATCTGCACGGATGCTACACGAACCTGATGAACAAACTGGATACGATTGGATTCGACAACAAAAAAGACCTGCTTATCTCGGTGGGCGATTTGGTTGATCGTGGTGCAGAGAACGTTGAATGCCTGGAATTAATCACATTCCCCTGGTTCAGAGCTGTACGTGGAAACCATGAGCAAATGATGATTGATGGCTTATCAGAGCGTGGAAACGTTAATCACTGGCTGCTTAATGGCGGTGGCTGGTTCTTTAATCTCGATTACGACAAAGAAATTCTGGCTAAAGCTCTTGCCCATAAAGCAGATGAACTTCCGTTAATCATCGAACTGGTGAGCAAAGATAAAAAATATGTTATCTGCCACGCCGATTATCCCTTTGACGAATACGAGTTTGGAAAGCCAGTTGATCATCAGCAGGTAATCTGGAACCGCGAACGAATCAGCAACTCACAAAACGGGATCGTGAAAGAAATCAAAGGCGCGGACACGTTCATCTTTGGTCATACGCCAGCAGTGAAACCACTCAAGTTTGCCAACCAAATGTATATCGATACCGGCGCAGTGTTCTGCGGAAACCTAACATTGATTCAGGTACAGGGAGAAGGCGCATGA
- a CDS encoding phosphoadenosine phosphosulfate reductase family protein, producing the protein MINVVSFSGGRTSAYLLWLMEQKRRAGKDVHYVFMDTGCEHPMTYRFVREVVKFWDIPLTVLQVDINPELGQPNGYTVWEPKDIQTRMPVLKPFIDMVKKYGTPYVGGAFCTDRLKLVPFTKYCDDHFGRGNYTTWIGIRADEPKRLKPKPGIRYLAELSDFEKEDILAWWKQQPFDLQIPEHLGNCIFCIKKSTQKIGLACKDEEGLQRVFNEVITGSHVRDGHRETPKEIMYRGRMSLDGIAKMYSENDYQALYQDMVRAKRFDTGSCSESCEIFGGQLDFDFGREAA; encoded by the coding sequence ATGATAAATGTCGTTAGTTTCTCCGGTGGCAGGACGTCAGCATATTTGCTCTGGCTAATGGAGCAAAAGCGACGGGCAGGTAAAGACGTGCATTACGTTTTCATGGATACAGGTTGTGAACATCCAATGACATATCGGTTTGTCAGGGAAGTTGTGAAGTTCTGGGATATACCGCTCACCGTATTGCAGGTTGATATCAACCCGGAGCTTGGACAGCCAAATGGTTATACGGTATGGGAACCAAAGGATATTCAGACGCGAATGCCTGTTCTGAAGCCATTTATCGATATGGTAAAGAAATATGGCACTCCATACGTCGGCGGCGCGTTCTGCACTGACAGATTAAAACTCGTTCCCTTCACCAAATACTGTGATGACCATTTCGGGCGAGGGAATTACACCACGTGGATTGGCATCAGAGCTGATGAACCGAAGCGGCTAAAGCCAAAGCCTGGAATCAGATATCTTGCTGAACTGTCAGACTTTGAGAAGGAAGATATCCTCGCATGGTGGAAGCAACAACCATTCGATTTGCAAATACCGGAACATCTCGGTAACTGCATATTCTGCATTAAAAAATCAACGCAAAAAATCGGACTTGCCTGCAAAGATGAGGAGGGATTGCAGCGTGTTTTTAATGAGGTCATCACGGGATCCCATGTGCGTGACGGACATCGGGAAACGCCAAAGGAGATTATGTACCGAGGAAGAATGTCGCTGGACGGTATCGCGAAAATGTATTCAGAAAATGATTATCAAGCCCTGTATCAGGACATGGTACGAGCTAAAAGATTCGATACCGGCTCTTGTTCTGAGTCATGCGAAATATTTGGAGGGCAGCTTGATTTCGACTTCGGGAGGGAAGCTGCATGA
- a CDS encoding phage portal protein — MKTPTIPTLLGPDGMTSLREYAGYHGGGSGFGGQLRSWNPPSESVDAALLPNFTRGNARADDLVRNNGYAANAIQLHQDHIVGSFFRLSHRPSWRYLGIGEEEARAFSREVEAAWKEFAEDDCCCIDVERKRTFTMMIREGVAMHAFNGELFVQATWDTSSSRLFRTQFRMVSPKRISNPNNTGDSRNCRAGVQINDSGAALGYYVSEDGYPGWMPQKWTWIPRELPGGRASFIHVFEPVEDGQTRGANVFYSVMEQMKMLDTLQNTQLQSAIVKAMYAATIESELDTQSAMDFILGANSQEQRERLTGWIGEIAAYYAAAPVRLGGAKVPHLMPGDSLNLQTAQDTDNGYSVFEQSLLRYIAAGLGVSYEQLSRNYAQMSYSTARASANESWAYFMGRRKFVASRQASQMFLCWLEEAIVRRVVTLPSKARFSFQEARSAWGNCDWIGSGRMAIDGLKEVQEAVMLIEAGLSTYEKECAKRGDDYQEIFAQQVRETMERRAAGLKPPAWAAAAFESGLRQSTEEEKSDSRAA, encoded by the coding sequence ATGAAAACGCCCACCATTCCCACCCTTCTGGGGCCGGACGGCATGACATCGCTGCGCGAATATGCCGGTTATCACGGCGGTGGCAGCGGATTTGGAGGGCAGTTGCGGTCGTGGAACCCACCGAGTGAAAGTGTGGATGCAGCCCTGTTGCCCAACTTTACCCGTGGCAATGCCCGCGCAGACGATCTGGTACGCAATAACGGCTATGCCGCCAACGCCATCCAGCTGCATCAGGATCATATCGTCGGGTCTTTTTTCCGGCTCAGTCATCGCCCAAGCTGGCGCTATCTGGGCATCGGGGAGGAAGAAGCCCGTGCCTTTTCCCGCGAGGTTGAAGCGGCATGGAAAGAGTTTGCCGAGGATGACTGCTGCTGCATTGACGTTGAGCGAAAACGCACGTTTACCATGATGATTCGGGAAGGTGTGGCCATGCACGCCTTTAACGGTGAACTGTTCGTTCAGGCCACCTGGGATACCAGTTCGTCGCGGCTTTTCCGGACACAGTTCCGGATGGTCAGCCCGAAGCGCATCAGCAACCCGAACAATACCGGCGACAGCCGGAACTGCCGTGCCGGTGTGCAGATTAATGACAGCGGTGCGGCGCTGGGATATTACGTCAGCGAGGACGGGTATCCTGGCTGGATGCCGCAGAAATGGACATGGATACCCCGTGAGTTACCCGGCGGGCGCGCCTCGTTCATTCACGTTTTTGAACCCGTGGAGGACGGGCAGACTCGCGGTGCAAATGTGTTTTACAGCGTGATGGAGCAGATGAAGATGCTCGACACGCTGCAGAACACGCAGCTGCAGAGCGCCATTGTGAAGGCGATGTATGCCGCCACCATTGAGAGTGAGCTGGATACGCAGTCAGCGATGGATTTTATTCTGGGCGCGAACAGTCAGGAGCAGCGGGAAAGGCTGACCGGCTGGATTGGTGAAATTGCCGCGTATTACGCCGCAGCGCCGGTCCGGCTGGGAGGCGCAAAAGTACCGCACCTGATGCCGGGTGACTCACTGAACCTGCAGACGGCTCAGGATACGGATAACGGCTACTCCGTGTTTGAGCAGTCACTGCTGCGGTATATCGCTGCCGGGCTGGGTGTCTCGTATGAGCAGCTTTCCCGGAATTACGCCCAGATGAGCTACTCCACGGCACGGGCCAGTGCGAACGAGTCGTGGGCGTACTTTATGGGGCGGCGAAAATTCGTCGCATCCCGTCAGGCGAGCCAGATGTTTCTGTGCTGGCTGGAAGAGGCCATCGTTCGCCGCGTGGTGACGTTACCTTCAAAAGCGCGCTTCAGTTTTCAGGAAGCCCGCAGTGCCTGGGGGAACTGCGACTGGATAGGCTCCGGTCGTATGGCCATCGATGGTCTGAAAGAAGTTCAGGAAGCGGTGATGCTGATAGAAGCCGGACTGAGTACCTACGAGAAAGAGTGCGCAAAACGCGGTGACGACTATCAGGAAATTTTTGCCCAGCAGGTCCGTGAAACGATGGAGCGCCGTGCAGCCGGTCTTAAACCGCCCGCCTGGGCGGCTGCAGCATTTGAATCCGGGCTGCGACAATCAACAGAGGAGGAGAAGAGTGACAGCAGAGCTGCGTAA
- the bor gene encoding serum resistance lipoprotein Bor: protein MKKMLLATALALLITGCAQQTFTVQNKPAAVAPKETITHHFFVSGIGQKKTVDAAKICGGAENVVKTETQQTFVNGLLGFITLGIYTPLEARVYCSQ from the coding sequence ATGAAAAAAATGCTACTCGCTACTGCGCTGGCCCTGCTTATTACAGGATGTGCTCAACAGACGTTTACTGTTCAAAACAAACCGGCAGCAGTAGCACCAAAGGAAACCATCACCCATCATTTCTTCGTTTCTGGAATTGGGCAGAAGAAAACTGTCGATGCAGCCAAAATTTGTGGCGGCGCAGAAAATGTTGTTAAAACAGAAACCCAGCAAACATTCGTAAATGGATTGCTCGGTTTTATTACTTTAGGCATTTATACTCCGCTGGAAGCGCGTGTGTATTGCTCACAATAA
- a CDS encoding YlcI/YnfO family protein yields the protein MSTKNRTRRTTTRNIRFPNQMIEQINIALEQKGSGNFSAWVIEACRRRLTSEKRAYTSIKSDEE from the coding sequence ATGTCAACGAAGAACAGAACCCGCAGAACAACAACCCGCAACATCCGCTTTCCTAACCAAATGATTGAACAAATTAACATCGCTCTTGAGCAAAAAGGGTCCGGGAATTTCTCAGCCTGGGTCATTGAAGCCTGCCGTCGGAGACTAACGTCAGAAAAGAGAGCATATACATCAATTAAAAGTGATGAAGAATGA
- a CDS encoding glycoside hydrolase family protein — translation MVEINNQRKAFLDMLAWSEGTDNGRQKTRNHGYDVIVGGELFTDYSDHPRKLVTLNPKLKSTGAGRYQLLSRWWDAYRKQLGLKDFSPKSQDAVALQQIKERGALPMIDRGDIRQAIDRCSNIWASLPGAGYGQFEHKADSLIAKFKEAGGTVREIDV, via the coding sequence ATGGTAGAAATCAATAATCAACGTAAGGCGTTCCTCGATATGCTGGCGTGGTCGGAGGGAACTGATAACGGACGTCAGAAAACCAGAAATCATGGTTATGACGTCATTGTAGGCGGAGAGCTATTTACTGATTACTCCGATCACCCTCGCAAACTTGTCACGCTAAACCCAAAACTCAAATCAACAGGCGCCGGACGCTACCAGCTTCTTTCCCGTTGGTGGGATGCCTACCGCAAGCAGCTTGGCCTGAAAGACTTCTCTCCGAAAAGTCAGGACGCTGTGGCATTGCAGCAGATTAAGGAGCGTGGCGCTTTACCTATGATTGATCGTGGTGATATCCGTCAGGCAATCGACCGTTGCAGCAATATCTGGGCTTCACTGCCGGGCGCTGGTTATGGTCAGTTCGAGCATAAGGCTGACAGCCTGATTGCAAAATTCAAAGAAGCGGGCGGAACGGTCAGAGAGATTGATGTATGA
- a CDS encoding phage terminase large subunit family protein: MNISNSQVNRLRHFVRAGLRSLFRPEPQTAVEWADANYYLPKESAYQEGRWETLPFQRAIMNAMGSDYIREVNVVKSARVGYSKMLLGVYAYFIEHKQRNTLIWLPTDGDAENFMKTHVEPTIRDIPSLLALAPWYGKKHRDNTLTMKRFTNGRGFWCLGGKAAKNYREKSVDVAGYDELAAFDDDIEQEGSPTFLGDKRIEGSVWPKSIRGSTPKVRGTCQIERAASESPHFMRFHVACPHCGEEQYLKFGDKETPFGLKWTPDDPSSVFYLCEHNACVIRQQELDFTDARYICEKTGIWTRDGILWFSSSGEEIEPPDSVTFHIWTAYSPFTTWVQIVKDWMKTKGDTGKRKTFVNTTLGETWEAKIGERPDAEVMAERKEHYSAPVPDRVAYLTAGIDSQLDRYEMRVWGWGPGEESWLIDRQIIMGRHDDEQTLLRVDEAINKTYTRRNGAEMSISRICWDTGGIDPTIVYERSKKHGLFRVIPIKGASVYGKPVASMPRKRNKNGVYLTEIGTDTAKEQIYNRFTLTPEGDEPLPGAVHFPNNPDIFDLTEAQQLTAEEQVEKWVDGRKKILWDSKKRRNEALDCFVYALAALRISISRWQLDLSALLASLQEEDGAATNKKTLADYARALSGEDE; the protein is encoded by the coding sequence GTGAATATATCGAACAGTCAGGTTAACAGGCTGCGGCATTTTGTCCGCGCCGGGCTTCGCTCACTGTTCAGGCCGGAGCCACAGACCGCCGTTGAATGGGCGGATGCTAATTACTATCTCCCGAAAGAATCCGCATACCAGGAAGGGCGCTGGGAAACACTGCCCTTTCAGCGGGCCATCATGAATGCGATGGGCAGCGACTACATCCGTGAGGTGAATGTGGTGAAGTCTGCCCGTGTCGGTTATTCCAAAATGCTGCTGGGTGTTTATGCCTACTTTATAGAGCATAAGCAGCGCAACACCCTTATCTGGTTGCCGACGGATGGTGATGCCGAGAACTTTATGAAAACCCACGTTGAGCCGACTATTCGTGATATTCCGTCGCTGCTGGCGCTGGCCCCGTGGTATGGCAAAAAGCACCGGGATAACACGCTCACCATGAAGCGTTTCACTAATGGGCGTGGCTTCTGGTGCCTGGGCGGTAAAGCGGCAAAAAACTACCGTGAAAAGTCGGTGGATGTGGCGGGTTATGATGAACTTGCTGCTTTTGATGATGATATTGAACAGGAAGGCTCTCCGACGTTCCTGGGTGACAAGCGTATTGAAGGCTCGGTCTGGCCAAAGTCCATCCGTGGCTCCACGCCAAAAGTGAGAGGCACCTGTCAGATTGAGCGTGCAGCCAGTGAATCCCCGCATTTTATGCGTTTTCATGTTGCCTGCCCGCATTGCGGGGAGGAGCAGTATCTTAAATTTGGCGACAAAGAGACGCCGTTTGGCCTCAAATGGACGCCGGATGACCCCTCCAGCGTGTTTTATCTCTGCGAGCATAATGCCTGCGTCATCCGCCAGCAGGAGCTGGACTTTACTGATGCCCGTTATATCTGCGAAAAGACCGGGATCTGGACCCGTGATGGCATTCTCTGGTTTTCGTCATCCGGTGAAGAGATTGAGCCACCTGACAGTGTGACCTTTCACATCTGGACAGCGTACAGCCCGTTCACCACCTGGGTGCAGATTGTCAAAGACTGGATGAAAACGAAAGGGGATACGGGAAAACGTAAAACCTTCGTAAACACCACGCTCGGTGAGACGTGGGAGGCGAAAATTGGCGAACGTCCGGATGCTGAAGTGATGGCAGAGCGGAAAGAGCATTATTCAGCGCCCGTTCCTGACCGTGTGGCTTACCTGACCGCCGGTATCGACTCCCAGCTGGACCGCTACGAAATGCGCGTATGGGGATGGGGGCCGGGTGAGGAAAGCTGGCTGATTGACCGGCAGATTATTATGGGCCGCCACGACGATGAACAGACGCTGCTGCGTGTGGATGAGGCCATCAATAAAACCTATACCCGCCGGAATGGTGCAGAAATGTCGATATCCCGTATCTGCTGGGATACTGGCGGGATTGACCCGACCATTGTGTATGAACGCTCGAAAAAACATGGGCTGTTCCGGGTGATCCCCATTAAAGGGGCATCCGTCTACGGAAAGCCGGTGGCCAGCATGCCACGTAAGCGAAACAAAAACGGGGTTTACCTTACCGAAATCGGTACGGATACCGCGAAAGAGCAGATTTATAACCGCTTCACACTGACGCCGGAAGGGGATGAACCGCTTCCCGGTGCCGTTCACTTCCCGAATAACCCGGATATTTTTGATCTGACCGAAGCGCAGCAGCTGACTGCTGAAGAGCAGGTCGAAAAATGGGTGGATGGCAGGAAAAAAATACTGTGGGACAGCAAAAAGCGACGCAATGAGGCACTCGACTGCTTCGTTTATGCGCTGGCGGCGCTGCGCATCAGTATTTCCCGCTGGCAGCTGGATCTCAGTGCGCTGCTGGCGAGCCTGCAGGAAGAGGATGGTGCAGCAACCAACAAGAAAACACTGGCAGATTACGCCCGTGCCTTATCCGGAGAGGATGAATGA
- the rzpD gene encoding prophage endopeptidase RzpD, which translates to MSRVTAIISALVICIIVCLSWAVNHYRDNAITYKAQRDKNARELKLANAAITDMQMRQRDVAALDAKYTKELADAKAENDALRDDVAAGRRRLHIKAVCQSVREATTASGVDNAASPRLADTAERDYFTLRERLITMQKQLEGTQKYINEQCR; encoded by the coding sequence ATGAGCAGAGTCACCGCGATTATCTCCGCTCTGGTTATCTGCATCATCGTCTGCCTGTCATGGGCTGTTAATCATTACCGTGATAACGCCATTACCTACAAAGCCCAGCGCGACAAAAATGCCAGAGAACTGAAGCTGGCGAACGCGGCAATTACTGACATGCAGATGCGTCAGCGTGATGTTGCTGCGCTCGATGCAAAATACACGAAGGAGTTAGCTGATGCTAAAGCTGAAAATGATGCTCTGCGTGATGATGTTGCCGCTGGTCGTCGTCGGTTGCACATCAAAGCAGTCTGTCAGTCAGTGCGTGAAGCCACCACCGCCTCCGGCGTGGATAATGCAGCCTCCCCCCGACTGGCAGACACCGCTGAACGGGATTATTTCACCCTCAGAGAGAGGCTGATCACTATGCAAAAACAACTGGAAGGAACCCAGAAGTATATTAATGAGCAGTGCAGATAG
- a CDS encoding DNA-packaging protein, with amino-acid sequence MEVNKKQLADIFGASIRTIQNWQEQGMPVLRGGGKGNEVLYDSAAVIKWYAERDAEIENEKLRREVEELRQASEADLQPGTIEYERHRLTRAQADAQELKNARDSAEVVETAFCTFVLSRIAGEIASILDGLPLSVQRRFPELENRHVDFLKRDIIKAMNKAAALDELIPGLLSEYIEQSG; translated from the coding sequence ATGGAAGTCAACAAAAAGCAGCTGGCTGACATTTTCGGTGCGAGTATCCGTACCATTCAGAACTGGCAGGAACAGGGAATGCCCGTTCTGCGAGGCGGTGGCAAGGGTAATGAGGTGCTTTATGACTCTGCCGCCGTCATAAAATGGTATGCCGAAAGGGATGCTGAAATTGAGAACGAAAAGCTGCGCCGGGAGGTTGAAGAACTGCGGCAGGCCAGCGAGGCAGATCTCCAGCCAGGAACTATTGAGTACGAACGCCATCGACTTACGCGTGCGCAGGCCGACGCACAGGAACTGAAGAATGCCAGAGACTCCGCTGAAGTGGTGGAAACCGCATTCTGTACTTTCGTGCTGTCGCGGATCGCAGGTGAAATTGCCAGTATTCTCGACGGGCTCCCCCTGTCGGTGCAGCGGCGTTTTCCGGAACTGGAAAACCGACATGTTGATTTCCTGAAACGGGATATCATCAAAGCCATGAACAAAGCAGCCGCGCTGGATGAACTGATACCGGGGTTGCTGAGTGAATATATCGAACAGTCAGGTTAA